The Mytilus galloprovincialis chromosome 3, xbMytGall1.hap1.1, whole genome shotgun sequence genomic interval AAAGCAAAATAATGGTCTATTCAGTTGCATATCTAAATAACATTGAAGACAGATAgatttaataacaatttttttactCTTGTGACATGCtcattttgtaacagaaaatttcaTTGACACTATATCAGCGAGTCCTGCTTCCATGATTTGCCCGTCTGTCACTGGCCCTTGACCATCAGGTGTTCCTGTCAAAACAACATCGCCTTCCTCTAATGTTATATATTTACTGATATAAGAAATTACTTCTGGGACAGAGAAAATCATGTCAGAGGTACTATCGTCCTGTTTCATAGCACCATCTACTTTTAACCATAATCTTACATCtcgataatttggaactttttctttttcaataaagTCGCTAACTGGACAGGAAGTGTCAAATCCTTTGCTAAGAAACCATGGCCGAGAATTAGCTTTGGCTTCGTTGTGGAAGTCTTTAGCGGTCATATCTAGAGCAAGAACAAATCCACCAATGTATTCATCGACATCAGAGACAGCAACGTTGGAACATTTCTGCTTAATGACAACTCCTAGTTCAACTTCATGGTACAATAAATTACAGCCTTCGGGAATCTGTAGGAAAAGAGAATAGCAATTCACCACCAAGTGCATTCATAAACATGTTAACATATAAAGATTTTTATTTGACAAGTATACATGTTACTTCCAACCAcacctaaaaaaaaaacaaaataggcaTTCCAAAGAAGTGTCCGCTTTTCCAAATGAACATAATTCAAACCTAACGCTTAAGTTGAATGTTTCGAGCTGATTGTTTAAAACGTGTGACAATACGAAATAAAACTTTTAACAGATAATGCTTTCAGTCGAAACTAACTAAGTGATTTTCTCGAATTTACGTATAAAAATGCAAATGATGCGTCACGTCGGACGATTCACATGTTACGAATCAAGTTCCCGCTTTTTCTATCCAACCATGTATACCGTATGATCATCATTTCATGCTAAAACCATCGTTGAAGCTGTTATTCAAATGCAGGGTGGGTAAGGTTGTCATGcaagagaacgttctgtgctggtgattcggtcctgacgggtgctggtggatttgtttacattgtatcagaacggcaataaaacaaCTGTTGTGttgctttatttttttctgatacgtCATAAGTTCCATGCAAAGAATATTACAACAATTttttattgcaaaagtcgtgcaagttcgcaAAACGAAATTGTCCTGACGATGTGCTGGTGATTAGAAAAACgatcctgatactgtgctggttgggcctggttctgtgcctttatatttaagttaaaagtggcaaatattcaagatcattgatgatTAACTGTAATTGACTAATTAATTGTTATCCGTTTTCTTAAAATTGatattgttgtgaatctgttaaCTGTTATTATGGAAGTCTTTAGCGGTCTTTAGCggttatggagaaaaaaaaaccctatttttttatttaactgttttctgttttctcattAAAGATGATTTAAAATGCGGTTATAggttatcaatattttgaattaactgTAATCTTCTTTATTGATCTGTTAATGGAACCCATCTCGTCTCCTGTttcaagataagaaaatatgtttacgattttcgggatgaCGATCCTTTTGCATGATCACCAAAATACGGTGTAAAATATACAATACCTATATGAAAAAGATGATGTGGAATgtttgtcaatggacaaatttcaaTAAGAAACAACATCTTTTTTCATTCTATTTGGTTTTTATCTGTCATAATTTAAAAGCAAgtcatggttgtttttttttatccagtcGAAATTTATTGGAGACAGTGTATTTA includes:
- the LOC143067751 gene encoding oxaloacetate tautomerase FAHD1, mitochondrial-like, which translates into the protein MAERLKQFREIGKKIVAVCRNYKGLTAAQGIPNPKTPSLFAKPTTAYITEGQSIRIPEGCNLLYHEVELGVVIKQKCSNVAVSDVDEYIGGFVLALDMTAKDFHNEAKANSRPWFLSKGFDTSCPVSDFIEKEKVPNYRDVRLWLKVDGAMKQDDSTSDMIFSVPEVISYISKYITLEEGDVVLTGTPDGQGPVTDGQIMEAGLADIVSMKFSVTK